The Thunnus thynnus chromosome 1, fThuThy2.1, whole genome shotgun sequence nucleotide sequence TAATCAGAGTTTCTCATAATATTGAACTGATGTGTGGGAGTGAGATGTGACATTAGTGTAGCCTATTAATATTTGTTGCATGTCTTAAACCTCTTGTCCCAAGTTTTTGTCTGCCTTACAATTTGAAGGATCACAGTGGGTGTCTGTCATTTCTTTATTCATGTTCTCAGAGAACATATGTGATTTGATTTCACTGTCTtctttcatcttcttcatcatcactgaCATGATGCAAATACAATATTGCGCGCCTGCACTACATAAAGGTAATATTCACCAAGAGTTTGAGGCTGTATCAGCTATAGTGCCACCATGCGGACGATTTGCCTTAAATTACATCTACCTGGCAAAGTTTCTGTAGTTTTGTTCATTGGGTGACAGTTTTGGGAAAGAGTTAGAAGGAAATGAAAGAAGGAAGGGAAGggagcaaagagagaaaaaaacgaCATATAGACAGAAACAAAGGAGGTACAGTGGAATCAGCATGTATGTGATCATTCAATATATCCTCCATGTTTTCACTAGTGATCCTTTGTCATTCCTGTAAAACAATGTGCTGCACTCACTCTGTGATATGGTGCATAAGTAAGTGTCACTGTacagcaatatatatatatatatatatatatatatatatatatatatatatatatatgtattatcaCGGAGCAGCTTTCATATTGAAAAAAAGGCATTTCAAAGGAGCAACAATACATCTAGAAAATCTAGAGTTTTCACAGGTCCTTACTGGCCTGGTGGAGTTTTCTCTAGTCTTTGGCCTGGTTCCCAGAATACCATGCTTTGTTGCTTCTGACACTCCCATCTCTGCTCGCTATGGGCATTAGTGAATGCAAGGGTTTTTGTCTCTTCAGCTCCCTTCACTCATTTAAATCCCCCAATCTAAAGAATAATTCCTAGTGTCTCTTCCCAGCTGAACCAAACTGAGTAGTGAAGGACACACTGGGAAACACTTAAGCTGAAATCCTAGACACATAACGATATTTCACCACCACAACAATagcaaaaaacatttatcttcATGACATCACATAGTCGGCATGTTTATACACGTTGTCCGTCTGTCTGTGGCACTATACTGATAACCTGAGTCCACATTTCAACAGGTGTAATTGGCTAAAGTTGTAAAATTGAGGCAGCAGTCACTTCAATCCACTACTGCACCCGTAGAAACTTGCTTTGGTGCAAGTGGTTACTTTTAGTATTATGTGACGTATTTGCAGTTCTTCCTCTGAGGTAGAAGCAAAAACAGTGAACTTCAGGCTAAGATTCGTGGCTCAGTTATCCTCTTGGCAGGTCTCATCCTAGTTTGGGCTTTTAGCTGGAGGACAAATAGGATACATTCAAAGGGATTACAGTGttgcaaacacagaaaattgGTGATTTGCATTACGAGATAATGTTATCAATCTGCACATCTTCATGAAAGAGATCCTTTATGACGGcatttatgataataataatgccTTGCTCAAAAACCTAAAACCCATTCAGACCATAAAGGACAACATGTTAATTTGAGTAAATGGCTTTATAACAGTACATAAGCATATTGCGGGATTGTACTCATTATGAAAGGCAGCAGAGACATTTGGCACATGCCGCACTGCTGATGCTGTCTCATGCACTCAGTGCTTCCTCATTCTGTGAGAAAAGGTCTAGCATGTCTCAGAGTCAGCTATGCTTTCGTGTGTGATCTCGCCTGACACGTAATTTTTTTGTCACACCCTTTGCTCTCTGTAATTTTCCACTCACTAACATTCAAAGTCTTCAACAAGGTGAACTGCTGTGTCACAAATGGTTTATTCGACACTCTGTTTGAATCATTATCACAATGAGCCATCTCCTAGTATTTAACACGATATACAATTGACATCCCTTGAGAATGTCAACACTATGGACATTTCTTCCAGATGTTTATGACCTTTGTTCACAGCTGGACATTTGAACTGTCTTGTCTATGTATGTTAAGAGCCACGTTCAGTCTACTTTGAGCCACGGTtattgaatattaaaatatgtgtcaGCCTGAGatagtttaaagttttgtcaatGTTACTGAGTCAAGTGCAAATTTAAATTCTACTTATGTTTGAGAAATTGTAGTATAttataaatacacataattGGCACATAATTATACATAGTTGTATCATGCTGTAATACATTCAAATCATTTGCATAGCTAATGACAATGTGGTAATAGTTAGTGGTATAAAAtctatgataataataacaaatataacCACAAAGCACTATGTGATAACACCTCCATGACACTGTCTGCTCAGAAGGTGAACgtaagcagcagcagcacacttATTGGGAACTCACTTGGGAAACTCCCTGTTAGATTCTCTCATTGTCAGAAGCAAGATCCATTCACAGTGGCATAACATGCATGTTTATATACTTTATAAGAACAAGCTAATGGGGGCCGATTCATGGACCAAAATTTGGTCAAATTTGCAAAATGGATGGAAATACTCTTTGTTGGTTCCTTCCACAAATGCTCTTGAGCATAACATGGCACTAAAACCTCAACGGCTCAAGTGCAGATGCTCAGTGCCAACACACAGGTTATAAATGTTTGTAAGGTATATGAAGCCAggcagtgctgaaaaaaagaatatgtaCCTTGAGATATAAAATAAGAATTAAGACGTGGAAAAGTGAAATAAGAATATATATTATCCATAAGTGAAAGCACAGTGCTGACATTGCTAGTTGAGTCAATTGGTGAGGGCAACTTTTGTGCCATCATGGCAACAGACAATTTCAGCATGCCGTGATAGGAGTACTTTATAAATATCCAACCGAcatatgcatttaaaaatatcagcaaataaGTTGACATGAAACTCTCTTGCTTAAATGTGTGGGTTTGAGTTTTATAAGACTGTGGCAAACATTAAGACATGATTCCGCTTTTTGTGCTCAACAGAGGGAACATGCATCTCTTCATTTTGCAATCTTCACATTGAGAGAGGAAGTTGAAAGCATGACTGTTGTCTGTAGTGAGATACCAAGACAATTGTTGCCATAGCTAATTTGTCATgggtgaaaaacatttttacaatagTAATATTCTTAAACATTttcataacattaaaaaaaaaactgcatttggTGAGTTGAGCACATTTTTTGTTAACCGACTTAATGGTCTCACAATTATATAAAGACTGTTTCGGAGATGTTAGAGTTCCCCAAGACAGAACGAGACAGCAAGATTGGAAAAAGTCTTGTTTCCATCATGACAGCCAATGACATAATagcatatattatatattgtataaaatCTAAATAGTGGCTCCTTCCTACTGTCCTTGATCTAATCATGTACCCACACATACagggagttaaaaaaaaaattaaagagtcaataatcaaataaatacaaattccCTTTGTTGGCatcaactgtattttttttttttacaaaaacttGTCTTATGTATATACtattatttgttgttattattttgttgaaaaGTAAAGTAGATCAAGTTTACACCAATaacatatttataaatatattttctattgtCACTATTAaaaagacacagtaaacactTTACAGAGTTGAACAAATACCTCACAGACAAACTGATATCCTGATCATCTGTGTTGTAATTTGATATAAAATGAGCTTCATTTCAgacaaagaaaccaaaaaatacatacaatatacacaagaatatactgtttatatacatgcaaacacatacacaattgATTTTCAGTATTAGGATGGgttgttttcacacatttctaTTTATATGTCCATTTAGTCTTTTAACTCAGACAGACACTGGGAACTATTGGTCTGATTGCTTTGTCTCTTGGACACAAAGGACAACTCTCTGTTGCCCTCACCTGGGGAGGTGCTGGAGATGTGGCGGAAGAGCTTCTGGATGCCGGTGTCACGCAGGGAGCTCCGGAAGGAGCGAGCTGCAAACATGTAGAGAATGGGGTTAACAgtgctgctgatgaagaccatggcTCCAGCGATGAAGGTCATGGTTTCCCTGACACTGTCCAGGCTTTTTGCTGTATTGGGGTAGGACTTCTCAATGCCCAGCTGGATGAGTGAGAGGATATTTCCTATGTGATGAGGTGTCCAACAAATGGcaaacaccaccaccacactgGCGATCAAGACCGTAGACTTGCGCTTAGACTTGAAGGTCATCTGAGTAATTCGGCTACACAGGCAGCCGTAGCAGACCACCAGGATGGAGAAGGGTAAGATGTAGCCAACCAGTGTTTCGAGCAGCACACACACCAGCTCCTGGGTCGGCGACTTGAACTCCCTGTAGAGACAGTGGTCCTCGCCAGATATGTTCCCTATAACCTGGGTTGGGATGACAGGTGTGCTGAACAAGAAGGCCGCAGTCCACAGGGCCAGCAGTACTTTACTCagtgctttttttctcttccagtCAGCTGAGGCAAAGGGATAACGCACAGCAACAAAACGCTCCACACTCATGAGAGTAATGAGGAAAACACTGCTGTACATACAGGCGTTGATCACGAACACCATGGCTTTGCAGGTGGCTTCCCCAAACACCCACGAGCGGGCCAGGGAGTAGATCCACACAGGCAGGGTGATGAGGACAAGCAGGTCTGCAACAGCCAGATGCAGGATGAGCAACACAGTGTGGGAACGCTGCTTGATGTGTCTCAGGATAGTCCAGATCACCAGCAGGTTCCCCGGAGCCCCAACCAGGAAGGACAGGCCCAGGATCACACAAGCCACTGCTGTCCCACCGTCAAACTCCTCAGGAGCCATTTCCTCTGAAGAAGACAGCTTAGCCGAGTGGTTCATGGTACAAGTGTATGTGCTGACAGTGGTGTctgcatgaaaagaaaaacaaagtgctgcACAAGCAAGTCTTCACTTCCCTTTAAGCATAGACAGGGTTTCCTCACAGGGCTATTTCAGAGTCAGGGAGGTGATTCATGCATGCGCCATAGGTTCATTTTTCATCTCAGGTCATAGTTAAGGGTAATAAAGTTGAACCAATTGGTTTGGAAAAGAAGTTAAAGAAATATCTACCAAgtagaatgaatgaatgaatgaaatgaccTGTGACAGCAGATGTGCATCGGTGGAACTTCCATGATAAAACTGTGAATTCATGTTAGATGGAAAAATTTGTAATTACCAGGTTATAAATTATTTCAATAAACTGAAATGGGATTGTCCATCAAGGTGCTTGTCATAAAGGTACTGTAAACCTAAAATGGCTCtgaaattgtgaaaatgaaatgtgattatACTAAATTCACAGAGGGTGAAAAGATCTGTTATGTAAAGAAGCACTATGAGGAACCTTTAAGAATATAATGACTCTCTGTACCAGGAAACAAGCTTTTAGGGGTGAATGCTATTCAAATGTTTGCAAATTTTGTGATGATGACAGtcatactgtaaaaaaacatcCCCAATTTGTGTCTGAATATTTGACTCAAAATGGATGACAGTTAGTTTGCAACACTCTGGCCACTGACATGGACACTAGCAAACGAATGACCAAAGTCTGTAGTAAATATGTTTAGGGTGAACAATTGCtccatcaaatgtttggcacatttgcttgaaaaatgatttatacaattaattgattatcagatCTGTTAACAGATCAATTTCCTgtagattgattgattaatccaatcatttcagctctatatCATAGACAAAGCACAATACACAATATTGGAGCAAAACATAAACTTTAAACTTCTCAGTAtttaaaattacaacaataGATTATTATCAGCATAACAATCACAATCATATGTTTGCTTGCATTGACATCCAAGGTGAAACTGAGACAAGGGTGGGAAGGAATGATATTTGAATGATATGAATAGCAACACATATCCAAATCTCTGCTGTCAGCACTCTTTTACAACATAAAGGTTTTTGTAATTATCTGAGGTAAagctgagagaaaataaaacagatgtatTTGCTTCCCTATTCCTTTTTTTATCGcaatttacattttcacatcagCACCATTTCAGTGCTTGTTTCACGGTCAGACATCAGCTCTACCTGTGTATTTGCTGCCCTCTGGCCTGTCTGATGTTGTATTACCAGTTCCCTGAGTTTGTTAGCATGAGTTGCTATTTCCTGGAACAGCCTGACCAGTCGGGACTCCTCGAGACTCCCTTGTAAATTTCTCGCAAAGAACGCGTATAATACAGGATTGACTGAACTGCTAATGAAAACAAGAGCACCAGAACTATAAACAATACTCTTGTGCACACACTCGTGTTCTGTGTCTGTCCCTAGGATGCAAACCAGATCAACAATGTTGATAATATGGTAAGGCAACCAGCACAGAGTGAAGGCTATCACCACAGTGTGGACAAGAACCATGGATTTCTGTTTGGAGTTGAAACGCATTTTTCTGAGCCGTGCAGCTACTAGACAATAACAGATACTAAGAATGATAAAAGGGACAACAAAGCCTCCCAAGGTCTCCAGGCATAAGAGGATGATCACTTCAGTCACAGAGCGGAACTccctggaaaaacattgatcaTTGCCATCAGTTTCATCCAAAGGATTGATCAGTAAAGCAGGCAGTCCTAGAAGCAAGGCAAGGagccacaaaaaaacaagacatcgGTTCATAATGCTTGTGATCTTCCAGCGCATCATCACAAATGGGTGACAAATGGCTAGAAAGCGCTCCACACTCATAAGAGTTATGAAGAAGATGCTGCTGAACATGCATGCATTGACAATGTACACTAAGATGTTGCAAAAAGCCTCTCCAAACACCCAGGTGTACACCAGGGAGTAGATCCACAGGGGCAAGGTGATGAGGACCAGCAGGTCTGCAGCTGCCAGGTGCAAGATGAGCACTACAGTGTGGGAACGCTGCCTGACGTGTCTCAGGATAGTCCAGATCACCAGCAGGTTCCCGGGAGCCCCAATCAGGAAAGACAGGCTGAGGATCACACAGGCCACTGCTGTTCCAACGTCAAACTCCTCAAGATCCATATCCTCTAAAGAAGAAATCTCAGTTGAGTGGTTCATGGTGCAAGTGCTGACAGTGGTGTCTGcgtgaagagaaaaaacacaaagtgctgTACGAGCAAGTCTTCACTTCCCTTTATGGATAAATTGTAAAGGAAGACGATTTCTCACAGGACCATTCAAGGGTCAATTATGTGATTTCATATACGTGTCATAGGTCCTTCACTGTCGGGAAGGACAAGCCCAGGAAACTGATGAACCTACTGCAAACTGCTGATTAAACCTATTGCATTCTTTGTAGTGGACAAGTTGTTTTGTGAGCTGGAGGTatttaagtcaagtcaaatttatttatatagtgccaaatcacaacagaagttatctcagggcacttttcacatagagcaggtctagactgtactctttagtTTGTTAAAGAGAAAATTCAGGGATGTTTGGAACTTTAACTATTGtcttttataaaacagaacatgTCAGAATGTAGGCTGGTTTTGTTTGCTCCAGCATTTGctagaaaagaacatttttcatAACAATTGAATTTTGTGCTTGGAATTGTATCCAACTTACAGAGACCGCAGCTCTGCAGTACTCAAGATATTATGATATCAAATACAAAAATTCACTTTAAAGCAGACTGTCTTTCTCATCGTCAGCAGATATTGACCACCCTACCTGTGCTCgagaaataaacatgaatatgtGTAACAGAAGACAGTAAATGGACTAATCACATTACCTACTGACATAGACCAGTTGAAGTGAAAGGAACGCAGGAATCAGTGTCGAAACTAGGGAGATATCtaatttttacagtgtttacaacctttacattttcatttatcgCAACGCTCCCACACACCTTAACTTTGGACTCCTAAACTCGAATTACAGTATTGATGGCAACCATTTGAATAGTTAATTATTACCATTTCCTGTAGCCATGATTGACACAGTCAGAACTACTCCTGAGCCCAGAATGCTGGAtggaatattttaaataatatgcAGTATGTTGAACAAGCTATTGTCCTACATTGTCTTTGACTTTCACAATTCTCTTGTATTTCTGAATGATACAGTCTTAAATGAGTCTTAACCTTGTTTCCTTTCATCTAAATTCCCATGTTGGTAAGGAAATGTTTGAAGTATTGTTACTTTCCTAATAACCTCCTTCCATTGCCCTGTAAAATAAATACCACTCCCTACCATCGTTTTATGTCATTACTTAAAACGCTCCATATGCACCGTGACAATGCAAGGGCTCATTTTTAGAAAGAAAGTTAAACTGATTTCAAGACTTGTGCAATGTTTCCCTGTATGCTCCCATCCATTTTGGTAAAGATAAAAGATGAAGTCAGAGAAGCGGTTGAAGCTTCCGCTTTCATTTTGATCATTTCTGTTCCTCAGTAGAGCAATTTGTGTCTCTCTTGAAAAATAGTCAACAGTTTATGGTTTAGTTGCTGTATGTCAGCTCCATCTATTGTTCACATTGTACATGTTTTGCAGTGGAATGTAGTTTGCTTAGCTGGTTACGTGGCTAAAAGAGACGACTTCATGGTTTACAAACCTAATTTCACCGTGAATTCTAAAGAGCAAATCAACACCAAGTCACACATTGCTCCTGCACTGCTTTCTGAGATATGAAACCTTCAAGCATGTTTCCTGTCTGGTCACAACCCAATTGGTaatgtcacagcaggtgttcTGCCTTTGACTAATGgctgataaaaaaacatttgctatGACACTTTTTTCTTTACGTCTTATTTTTGACAAATGAGACGTAATTTAATGTTGAGGGCACACATATAGAGAGTATTTAAGAACTTAGTGTTGAAGCGAAAGTCcaaaaaaaagccacatttttTGGATTGaaagatatgttttaatttcaggATGGGCAGTGGGGTCATCGtccatgaaaacaaaataaaatgaggcacttaaaaatagatataaatagataaaaaaaaggataaatatataaatcCAACCGTTTCATTAACACCTCTGACTGACAACCAAAACCACTCACAGCAGGCATTTTGACTTGTTATGGCagcaaacacaggtgtaactaataacattaatgacagCATTATCCAATTTGAGTGCCCCAGTAAATGAGACAGCATGCATAAAAGCACTGGACCTagaacacataaataaaaccaataatGTCATTAATAACACCTGCGCCTTTCCTGCAATTACGAGTCAAAAtagctgctgtgaaaaaggtcgtTCCTGATATTTAATGCAGAACTACTGTACTACAGTACATTACAATGTACAAGgttcctgtttttttaaaatgtcatctgtgTGCTAAATACTGCGTGTACAGTGTTGTGTGTGCGAATACAGTGTACAGTGAGTCTTTATAGATGGAGGTCACTGCTGGGTCCTAAAGTGCTCATCTATGGCAACAAGTGCAGCATAACAGAATATTTATGCTGTGCGAGTTTTCATATTCTCTGAAGTGGCGTCTCCTTTTCAGTAATTTATAGGTCAGTGTCTGTATATCTAATTCAGTTCAGTCAGCTACAGTTACATTCATTTAAGAAGCAGGGGAGGCAGCCTGGTGCAGGTTTGGAAAGACTCACACTCAGgtggataaaaacacagatactgTATCACAGGGTCACCCACATAGTTTTCCATGACGCTTTAATTTCGTATTCCgaaaaaaaatccatacattttttggcatttattgTTTGTTATCTGTACAGAAAAATTATTAAAGGATATTTTTAATGACTATGACTTTAAAGTTGTAACGATGACGTTGTTACAGTGCGCAACAGAGGAAGCCTCCCCCAGCCTGCTGCCTCCTCGGTGAAATAAACAAGACGATGTTGTCAATTACGATGTTCTCAATGCAGCAGCACTAAAAGTACAACACTGTATACAAAAGAGACGCTGGATATTGTGTGTAACAGAGATTTTGAGAAACTGTAAGTGACTGTTTAATACGCACTATATTTCTACTGCTGGCTAACAGTGGCTAGCTACGTAGCTAATATGAGCTAACTTGAAAGCTAGCTTAGTATTAGATAACGCTAGCCAGGTAAATAGTTAATGTTAGGGGCGTGAACTTCTACTATTTACCGTTAGCTAGACTAGCCAGTTTGGTCGAAAGCCGGGAATTTTCACCTTCTTGTGTTAATTTTAATCATTACATCGAACGAAAAACAGTATAATACGTGAGTAATTCGCACCTTTACCAACTGTATTGAGCTAGCGTTAAGTTAGCCGTGCTCGGGAGCTGGCTGAGAGTAGGCTGGCTAACATCTTGGAAACTACCAAAAAACTCTTGAAATCTCTCAAATTCGTGTCCCAGCTGGCTAACTTATTTCCAAATCATCACGATGTCTCACATCACTCATACATTAACCAAGTGAACAATCTCTATATTTAACGCTAGCTATGTAACGTGATGTTTACACCGTGGTTAATAAAGTTTGGCCCACATTAGCTAACAAACTTCTGCCCTAACAGGTTTCTCGAGTTGTTGGATCGGGACAAACACCATTTTCACAAGTTAAGAAGTGGACCATAAACAGTGCA carries:
- the si:dkey-148a17.6 gene encoding leukotriene B4 receptor 1; the encoded protein is MNHSAKLSSSEEMAPEEFDGGTAVACVILGLSFLVGAPGNLLVIWTILRHIKQRSHTVLLILHLAVADLLVLITLPVWIYSLARSWVFGEATCKAMVFVINACMYSSVFLITLMSVERFVAVRYPFASADWKRKKALSKVLLALWTAAFLFSTPVIPTQVIGNISGEDHCLYREFKSPTQELVCVLLETLVGYILPFSILVVCYGCLCSRITQMTFKSKRKSTVLIASVVVVFAICWTPHHIGNILSLIQLGIEKSYPNTAKSLDSVRETMTFIAGAMVFISSTVNPILYMFAARSFRSSLRDTGIQKLFRHISSTSPGEGNRELSFVSKRQSNQTNSSQCLSELKD
- the LOC137185063 gene encoding leukotriene B4 receptor 1-like, which encodes MSVDTTVSTCTMNHSTEISSLEDMDLEEFDVGTAVACVILSLSFLIGAPGNLLVIWTILRHVRQRSHTVVLILHLAAADLLVLITLPLWIYSLVYTWVFGEAFCNILVYIVNACMFSSIFFITLMSVERFLAICHPFVMMRWKITSIMNRCLVFLWLLALLLGLPALLINPLDETDGNDQCFSREFRSVTEVIILLCLETLGGFVVPFIILSICYCLVAARLRKMRFNSKQKSMVLVHTVVIAFTLCWLPYHIINIVDLVCILGTDTEHECVHKSIVYSSGALVFISSSVNPVLYAFFARNLQGSLEESRLVRLFQEIATHANKLRELVIQHQTGQRAANTQVELMSDRETSTEMVLM